The DNA segment GCTCGGCGCGCGGGTAGACGCGCCAGGCGGTGAGGTCGACCGGCGGCACGACGACCGGCGGCAGGTCGTCGGCGGGCTTCTTCTCGACGTTGGCGTGCCGCGGCGGCACCGCGAGGCGCAACACGTCGGGGCGGGTGCCGGCGTAGCGGGCGGCCACCGCGTCGACGAGCCGGCGCACGTCCGGGGTCAGCACCTGCTGCGGCGAGACCACCCGGTCCAGCCAACCCAGCTGACCGGGGTGGTCGGTCTCCGACCGCCGTTCGAGCAGGAAGGCGTCGACCAGCCTGCCGTGGAACCGGACCCGGACCCGCACCCCGGGCTGGGCGTCGTCGGAGCACTCGGCGGGCACCAGGTAGTCGAATTCACGGTCCAGATGCGGCACCGACAGCATCGGCAGCACACGCGCGATCGGCTCGTGTTCGGCCGGCTGCCGGGTTTTCGTCACCCGACACCTCTAGCAGACGGTCCGGACACCCGTCGAAAGGGCCGCGCTCAGCACCGGCGATCAGGACGCGAAGTGCTCCTTGTAGATCTGCCCGTGCACGCCGACCGTGCGGTCGACGACCTGGGAGATCGTGAAGTCGCCGGCGGCGGACAGGTAGGCGTAGGCCGTGGCGCGGTCCATGCCGCGGTCACGCTCCAGATAGTCCAGCGCGTTGACCACGGCGCGGCGCATCGCGACGTCGAGGTCACTGCCCTGGCCGCCGACACCGCCGTCGGGATCGGACAGCCCGATCGGGATCCAGGCCCGCTCGGTCTCGGCGAACGGGTAGCGGTACGCCACGCTGGGCGCGTCGCCGGATCCGGGTTTGCACACCGTGAGCCGGAACGTGCCGCGCAGCGAACCCTCCATCGCGGTCAGCGCCACCTCGCCGTCGCCCATCGCCATGTGCGGGTCGCCGACGTAGAACAGCGCCCCCGGCGCGAACACGGGCAGATAGAACGTCGACCCGACGCCGAGCAGTTTGATGTCGATGTTGCCGCCGCCGATCGTCGGCGGTATCGAGTTGGCGTTCGGCCCGGTGAGGCCCTCGTCCCGGGCGAACGCGACGCCCATCATCCCCATGAACGGGTTGAGCGGGAACCGCACCGAAGCACCGGTGCCGACGGGCATCACCCCACGGCCCTGCTCGACCGGGGTGAACACCGAGACGTCACCCCACTTGGTCGGGTCGGGATTCGACCGCCCGTCGGTGTCCGCCGGCGGCATCACCTCGGCGAGCGAGATGCCCGCCGGCGCCGCCTTGTCCGGGGTCAGCGCGAGTGCGCCCTTCCCGTGCCGGCTCGACACCACCCCGTAAGGCACGCGCGGCGTCGTCTCGAGCGTCTCGATCTTCAGCACGTCACCGGGTTCGGCGCCCTCGACGAAGATCGGGCCCGTCACCACGTGGGGGCCGTCCTTTGCGAAGTTGCGCGGTGTTCGATTGTATTCGGCAGCAATGGCTTTCGCGTCCTCGAGGATGTCGGACTCGTTGACGCCGAGGCCGCCGAAGTACTCGACGGGGTTGCGGCCCTGGTCTTCGAGGATGCCTTCGTGCGACAGCGCGTCGATCGTGACGGTCTGCCCGGAGCGCATCCGCAGCACCGGCGTGGCGTGCACGGTCGGGACATAACCCCACAGCACCTGATCGGGCAGCGACGACAGGTAGTGGTCACCGCTGCGGTCGCCCTGCCCCGGCTGCAGCACCGGGATCGACGAGTAGGGCAACGCGGCGGTCTCGGCCGACGAGGTGTTCCTGGTGCATGCCGCGACGGCCGCGGTGGCCCCGATACCGACCATCGCCGTCTGGAGGAATCCCCTGCGCCCCAAGCCGTGTGTTCCGCTCATGGCGCGACGTTAGCCACGCCGCGTTTCGGGGTTGTTAGCTCACGTTTCCCCGCGGTCAACCGCGCGACCGAAGAAGAAGCCCGCGGTGATCAGCAACAGGGACGCCGCGTACGCCCACCAGATCGGCACCGCGAGCGCTTCGGTGTCTTCGGGCGCAAGCACGAACCGACCGATGCCGATCATGGCGTCCGACACCGCGAAGCACACCGCGCCGAGCGCCGTCCACCGGGTCGGCAGCGCCGCCAGCAGCGCCGCACACACCATGGCTCCCAGCACGGTGATGTACGCGGTCACCGGGACCGCCATCCCGTCCTCGACCAACCGCGGCCAGAACCACACCAGCAACGCCGCACACGCGACGACGGTGACCCCGACGGCCACCAACCGCGGTGTCGAGCGGGTGGCGAGCGGGACCAGGGCGGCGAGGAAGCACAGGTGCGCGACGAGGAACGACGCCAGACCCAGCACGAATGACGGCTCCCACCACGGCATCGCGAGCAGGAAGTCGCCGCCCGCGGAGAACACCAGCGCGGGCACCAGCCAGCGGCGCTCCCGGCGGAACGGATGACCGGCCGCCGCGACCGCCAGCAGCACCGCGGCCAGTGCCTTCACCGCGGGCTGGGCTACGAACTGACCGGTGAGCTCGGACCCGGACGGCAGCCGCAGCGCGGTGACGATCAGGAACACCCCGTAGGCGGCGGCGACCACCGCCGCGGCGATCCACAACCACAGGGTCCGCCGATGTGCGTACGGTGAGGTCGTGTCTGTCGCTGACGAGAAACCGCCGATCGACGCCATTCTGAGAAAGGTACTGGACGCGGTGCCGTTCCAGCTCTCGGTCGACGAGGGCGTGGAGACGGCCCGCCGGCGCCTGCGGGACCTGCCACGGCGCGAGATCCACCCCGAGGTGGACGCGCAGGACCGGCGGATCCCCGGCCCCGCGGGCGACATCCCGATCCGGGTGTACCGGCCCGCCACCGGCGAGCCCGCGCCGCCGGTGGTGGTGTTCTTCCACGGCGGCGGATTCGCGCTCGGCGACCTCGACACCCACGACGGCGAGTGCAGGCAGCACGCCGCGACGGCCGAGGCGGTGGTGGTGGCGGTGGACTACCGGCTCGCGCCCGAACACCCCTACCCCGCAGCGGTCGAGGATGCGTGGGCGGCGTTGACGTGGGTCGCCGCCCACGGCGCGGAGCTCGGTGCGGACCCGAACCGGCTGGCGGTCGCCGGTGACTCCGCCGGCGGCAATCTCTGCGCGGTGATGACCCAGCGCGCCCGCGACCGCGGCGGACCGCCGATCGTGTTCCAGCTGCTGTGGTACCCGGTGACGATGTGGGACATGTCGCTGCCGTCCGTGACCGAGAACGCCGACGCGCCGATCCTCGACAGCGCCGCGATCACCGGCCTCTCCCGCTGGTACGCCGGCGAACTGGCCGATCCGACACCGGGCCTGGCGCCGGGCCGCGGGGCCGATCTCGGCGGACTGCCGCCCGCCTACATCGCCGTGGCCGGCCACGACCCGCTGCGCGACGACGGCCTCCGCTACGCCGACCTGCTCTCGGCCGCGGGCGTCCCCGTCGAGGTGCACAACGCCGAGACGCTGGTGCACGGCTATCTCGGCTACGCCGGTGTGGTCCCGGCGGCCACGGCCGCCACCGAGCGCGGGCTCGACGCGTTGCGGCGGGCCCTCCGAAAGGAGGCGTGATGGCCGACCACCACACCCTGGTCGTCGGCGCCGGCTTCGCCGGTATCGGCGCCGCGATCGCGCTGGACCGCGCGGGCCTGTCCGACTACCGGATCATCGAGGCCGGCGACGCGCCGGGCGGCACCTGGTACTGGAACACCTACCCGGGTATCGCCGTCGACATCCCGTCGTTTTCGTACCAGTTCTCGTTCGAACAGAGCCCGGACTGGTCCCGCACCTACGCCCCGGGCCACGAGTTGCGTGCGTACGCCGAACACTGCGTCGACAAGTACGGGCTGCGCGAGAGGATCCGCTTCGGCACCGAGGTGCACGCCGCGACGTTCGACGAGGCCGCCAACGTGTGGCGGCTGCGGCTGGACTCCGGCGACGAACTGACCTCGCGGTTCCTGATCAACGCCACCGGTGTGCTGACCGTCCCGAACCTCCCCGACATCCCGGGCGTCGACGGCTTCGCCGGCACCACCATGCACACCGCGCGGTGGGATCCGCAGGTGGACCTGCGCGGTAAACGGGTCGCGGTCATCGGCACCGGCGCGTCGGCCGTCCAGGTGATCCCGGAGATCGCGCCGCTGGTGGAGCGGCTCGACGTCTTCCAGCGCACCCCGATCTGGTGTTTCCCGAAGTTCGACGTACCGCTGCCCGCACCGCTTCGCGCCGCGATGCGCATCCCCGGCGGACGGGCGGTGCAGCGGCTGCTGAGCCAGGCCTACGTCGAGTTCACGTTCCCGCTGGCCGCGCAGTACTTCACGATCAACCCGCTGGCCAAACGGATGGACGGCGTGGGCCGGTCGTATCTGCGTCGCCAGGTGCACGATCCGGTGACCCGCGAGAAGCTGACCCCGCGCTACGCGGTGGGCTGCAAGCGGCCCGGCTTCCACAACACCTACCTCGCGACGTTCAACCGCGACAACGTCCGGCTGATCACCGAGCCGATCGACAAGATCACCGGATCCGGGGTCAGCACCGCCGACGGCGAGAGCCATGAGGTCGACGTTTTGATCCTGGCCACGGGATTCAAGGTGGCCGACACCGACGCCCAGACGTTCGCGATCCACGGCGTCGGCGGGCAGTCCCTCGCACAGTTCTGGGAGACCCACCGACTGCAGGCGTACGAAGGCGTGAGCGTGCCCGGGTTCCCGAACCTGTTCTCGGTGAGCGGGCCGTACGGCTACGTCGGCTCGTCGTACTTCGCGCTGATCGAGACCCAGACCCGCCACATCGTGCGGTGCCTGCGCGAAGCCCGCCACCGGTCGGCCGGCCGCGTCGAGGTCAGCCGGGCCGCCAACGACCGCTACTTCGCCGAGATGATGCGCAAACGCCACCGCCAGATCTTCTGGCAGGACAGCTGCCGCGACGCGCGCAGCTACTACTTCGACCGCAACGGGGACGTGCCGCTACGGCCGGCCAGCACGCTCGAGGCGTACTGGCGCAGCCGGCGGTTCCCTCTCGACGACTACGAGTACTCGACCTAGACGGCCGTCTTCAGCGCGTCGGCCTTGTCGGTGCGCTCCCACGGCAGGTCGACGTCGGTGCGGCCGAAGTGGCCGTACGCGGCGGTCGGCGCGTAGATCGGGCGCAGCAGGTCGAGATCGCGCACGATCGCGCCGGGGCGCAGGTCGAACACCTCGGTGATGGCCTTCTCGATCTTGACCGGGTCGACGGTCTCGGTGCCGAAGGTCTCGACGAACAGGCCGACCGGGGCGGCCTTGCCGATCGCGTAGGCGACCTGGACCTCGACACGATCCGCCAGCCCGGCTGCGACGACGTTCTTGGCCACCCAGCGCATCGCGTATGCGGCCGAACGGTCCACCTTGGACGGATCCTTGCCGGAGAAGGCGCCGCCGCCGTGGCGGGCCCAGCCGCCGTAGGTGTCGACGATGATCTTGCGGCCGGTCAGGCCCGCGTCACCCATCGGGCCGCCGAGCACGAACTTGCCGGTCGGGTTGACCAGCAGCCGGAAGTCGGAGGTGTCCATGGTGTCGTGGTTCAGATCCGACAGCACGGTGTTGACGACCTTCTCCCGGATGTCCGGGGTGAGGGTGCCTTCGAGGTCGATGCCCTCGGCGTGCTGGGTGGACAGCACGACGGTGTCCAACCGGACCGGCGTCACGCCGTCGTACTGCACGGTGACCTGCGTCTTGCCGTCGGGCCGCAGGTAGTCGAGCACACCGTTCTTGCGGACCTCGGTCAGCCGGCGCGCCAGGCGGTGGGCCAGCGCGATCGGCAGCGGCATCAGTTCGGGCGTGTCCTTGATGGCGTAGCCGAACATCAGGCCCTGGTCGCCGGCGCCCTGGGCGTCCAGCGGATCACCTGCGCCCTCGACGCGGGTCTCGTGCGCGGTGTCGACGCCCTGGGCGATGTCGGGGGACTGCGCGCCGATGCCGATGTTCACACCGCAGGTGGTGCCGTCGAAACCCTTGTCCGACGAGTCGTAGCCGACCTCGAGGATGCGGTGGCGCACGGTGTTGGTGATGTCGGCGAACGCCTCCTTCGCCGAGGTCGTCACCTCGCCGACGACGTGCACCTGGCCGGTGGTGACGAGCGTTTCGACGGCCACGCGCGACCGGGGATCCTGCGCGAGCAGCGAGTCGAGGACCGAGTCGCTGATGGCGTCACAGATCTTGTCGGGGTGTCCCTCGGTGACCGACTCGCTGGTGAACAGCCGACCTTTACTCACGTGTGATCCTCACTTGTATCGAAACCTGTACTGGTCTTCCGCATGATTTAGTTAGCCCGTCAAATCGTATCGGTGCCCTGTTGCACCCAAGCGCGTACCCGGACTGTGCGCAACCCTTTGAGGCAGCCGAATTCTCCGCCGGTCACCCGTTGCCGTCGTTGTGGAGTAGGGCGACGATCGCGTCAACGATACGACTGGCCATCAGAGTTTTCGAACCGTGCTCCAGCGCGGTCTCGGATCCGTCGGCCGCCAGCAGCCAGCCGTCGTTGTTGTCGACCTCGAACGCCCGGTTCTCCCCGACGGCGTTGACGACCAGCAGCTCGCAGCCCTTGCGCCGGAACTTCGCGCGGGCGTGGAACAGCACGTCGCCGTTGGCGTCGCCGGTCTCGGCGGCGAATCCCACGATCGCCCGCATGTTGGGCAGCTGACCGTCGTTCCGCGCGCGCACCGAGCCGGCGAGGATGTCGTCGGTGCGGGTGAGGTCGATGGTGGGGGCGTCCTCGCCGGGATCGCTGGACTTCTTGATCTTGCTGGTCGCGGCGTGCACGGGCCGGAAGTCGGCGACGGCAGCGGCCATCACCAAGACGTGCGCCTCGGGGGCGTGTTTGGACACCGCGTCGCGCAACTGGGCGGCCGAACCGATGTGTACGACGTCCACGCCTGCGGGGTCGACCAGGCCTGCGGTGTTGCCCGCGATCAGGGTCACCTCGGCGCCGCGCTGCGCCAGTACCCGCGCCATCGCGTACCCCTGCTTGCCGGAGCTGCGGTTGCCGATGAACCGGACCGGGTCGATGGGTTCGCGGGTGCCACCCGCGGTCACCAGGGCTTTGACGCCGGCCAGGTCGTAGGGCAGCGCGTCACCGCGCTCGAGCAGCAGCTGGGCGAGCGTGGAGATCTCCTCGGCCTCGGGCAGCCGGCCCGCACCGCTGTCGGCGCCGGTGAGCCGTCCGGAGGCGGGTTCGAGGACCACCGCACCGCGGCGGCGCAACGTCGCGACGTTGTCGACGGTCGCGGGGTGGAACCACATCTCGGTGTGCATGGCGGGGGCGAACATCACCGGACACCGCGCGGTCAGCAGCGTCGCGGTCAGCAGATCGTCGGCCCGGCCTGCGACGGCCCGGGCGAGCAGGTCGGCGGTCGCGGGGGCGACGACCACCAGATCGGCCTCCTGGCCGATGCGCACGTGGGGCACCTCGTGGACGTCGTCCCACACCCCGGTGTGGACGGGATGGCCGGACAGTGCCTCGAAGGTCGCGGCGCCGACGAACCGCAGCGCCGACTCGGTGGGCAGGACGCGAACGTCGTGTCCCGCCTCGGTGAGCTGGCGGACCAGCGTGCACGCCTTGTACGCGGCGATGCCTCCGGCTACGCCGACGATGATCCGCTTGCGGTCCACTCCGGGAGCCTGAGCTACTCGCCCTCGGTGTGCTCGAGCAGGTCCTCGTGGATCTCGCGCATGGCGATCGACAGCGGCTTCTCCTGCAGCCCCGGCTCGACCAGCGGGCCGACGTACTCGAGGATGCCGTCACCGAGCTGGTTGTAGTAGTCGTTGATCTGACGCGCGCGCTTGGCGGCGTAGATCACCAGCGCGTACTTGCTCGACACGCGGTCGAGCAGATCGTCGATGGGGGGATTGGTGATACCCAACGGCGTGTCGTAGGTGCCGGCGGCGGCCGCGTCGATGGTCAGGTCGTCCACAGCGGCCAGCTGCGCGTCGGCGTGCGGGGTGCTCACGTAAGAAATCTCCTGGCGATGTGCTGAAGGTGAGAGGTTCACCTCGGCTTTGGGGGCAGATCAGGCCGGATTCGTGCCGGCCGACGTGTGGCCCACCAGCAAGGATACCAATTCTGAGCAGGCAGATTCCAACTGGCTGTTCACGACGACCACATCGAAGTCGCTCTGCGCGGCCAATTCGGTGCGCGCCGTGGCCAGCCGCCGGCTGATCACCTCCGGCGTTTCGGTGCCGCGCCCGACCAGCCGGCGTTCCAGCACCTCCCAGCTGGGCGGTGCGAGGAACACCGAAAGGGCTTCGGGCATCGCGGACTTCACCGCCCGCGCGCCGGCCAGATCGACCTCGATCAGCACCGGCCGTCCCGCTGCGGTGGCCTCCTTGACCGGCCGCGCGGGGGTGCCCGAGCGGTGCAGGCCGCCGTGGATCTCGGCCCATTCGAGCAGCGCACCGTCGTCGATGAGCCGCTGAAAGTCGTCTGTGGTCACGAACGAGTAGTCGACTCCGTCCACCTCACCGGGCCGCGGGGCCCTGGTGGTGGCGGAGACGCTGAAGTACAGGTCGGGAATCCGCTCGCGCAGGCAGCGAACGACGGTCGACTTCCCGACGGCGGAGGGGCCGGACAGGACTACGACCCGTCCGACCCCTCGGCCGGTGTTCAATGCGTGCGCCCTAGGACTGGTCGAACTTCTCGAGCAGAGCCTTGCGCTGACGATCGCCGAGACCACGCAGGCGGCGGGTCGGGGCGATCTCGAGTTCGGTCATGATCTCCTGCGCCTTGACCTTGCCGACCTTCGGCAACGCCTCCAGCAGCGCGGAGACCTTCATCTTGCCCAAGACCTCGTCGGTCTCGGCATCCTTGAGCACCTGCTTGAGGTTGGTGCCGCCACGCTTGAGCCGATCCTTGAGCTCGGCGCGGGCTCGACGTGCGGCAGCAGCCTTCTCCAACGCTGCCGCGCGCTGTTCGTCGGTCAACTGGGGAAGGGCCACGGGTTTCCTCCGTCTCTGGCGATATCTCTCGACCATCTTTTTCTGTCTCGGCTGGTAGAACCAGCCAGCGACGACGACCGTACCCACGCATCCTGACGAAAGCTAACCCCACCCCCGCGTTTCTCGATCAAAAGCCCAGCGTGTAGTGGTGCAAGCCGGTGACGGGGGTCGGCGCGTCGCGGGCGGATCGTTGCGCCTGCATGCGCCGATCTGCCTGCACAGCAGGGGTTTTGCCGGTCGACGAGGCCGGAGGGCACCGGTTTTCGGGTCTGAAGTGCGGGTCGAGGGTTCGGCCGCGGCGGTCCGGAACTTAAATTTTCGCTGGTCACGGCGTGTCGGGCGTGTCGAAGCCCCCCGGATGACGACCGGACACCTGCACAGCGGCTGCACACGTTCACCACAGAGGCGGCCCACGTCGGCTCCCTAGCGTCACCGGGGTGAGGCGGACCCGCCTCGCACCGAGGACAGATCGGAGTACGAGATGAACGTCACGAGAGCTTTGGGCACGTCGGCGCTGGCGGCCGGGATCGGGATCGCCGGGCTGCT comes from the Mycolicibacterium litorale genome and includes:
- the coaBC gene encoding bifunctional phosphopantothenoylcysteine decarboxylase/phosphopantothenate--cysteine ligase CoaBC, whose product is MDRKRIIVGVAGGIAAYKACTLVRQLTEAGHDVRVLPTESALRFVGAATFEALSGHPVHTGVWDDVHEVPHVRIGQEADLVVVAPATADLLARAVAGRADDLLTATLLTARCPVMFAPAMHTEMWFHPATVDNVATLRRRGAVVLEPASGRLTGADSGAGRLPEAEEISTLAQLLLERGDALPYDLAGVKALVTAGGTREPIDPVRFIGNRSSGKQGYAMARVLAQRGAEVTLIAGNTAGLVDPAGVDVVHIGSAAQLRDAVSKHAPEAHVLVMAAAVADFRPVHAATSKIKKSSDPGEDAPTIDLTRTDDILAGSVRARNDGQLPNMRAIVGFAAETGDANGDVLFHARAKFRRKGCELLVVNAVGENRAFEVDNNDGWLLAADGSETALEHGSKTLMASRIVDAIVALLHNDGNG
- the mihF gene encoding integration host factor, actinobacterial type, with amino-acid sequence MALPQLTDEQRAAALEKAAAARRARAELKDRLKRGGTNLKQVLKDAETDEVLGKMKVSALLEALPKVGKVKAQEIMTELEIAPTRRLRGLGDRQRKALLEKFDQS
- a CDS encoding alpha/beta hydrolase codes for the protein MSVADEKPPIDAILRKVLDAVPFQLSVDEGVETARRRLRDLPRREIHPEVDAQDRRIPGPAGDIPIRVYRPATGEPAPPVVVFFHGGGFALGDLDTHDGECRQHAATAEAVVVAVDYRLAPEHPYPAAVEDAWAALTWVAAHGAELGADPNRLAVAGDSAGGNLCAVMTQRARDRGGPPIVFQLLWYPVTMWDMSLPSVTENADAPILDSAAITGLSRWYAGELADPTPGLAPGRGADLGGLPPAYIAVAGHDPLRDDGLRYADLLSAAGVPVEVHNAETLVHGYLGYAGVVPAATAATERGLDALRRALRKEA
- a CDS encoding flavin-containing monooxygenase; amino-acid sequence: MADHHTLVVGAGFAGIGAAIALDRAGLSDYRIIEAGDAPGGTWYWNTYPGIAVDIPSFSYQFSFEQSPDWSRTYAPGHELRAYAEHCVDKYGLRERIRFGTEVHAATFDEAANVWRLRLDSGDELTSRFLINATGVLTVPNLPDIPGVDGFAGTTMHTARWDPQVDLRGKRVAVIGTGASAVQVIPEIAPLVERLDVFQRTPIWCFPKFDVPLPAPLRAAMRIPGGRAVQRLLSQAYVEFTFPLAAQYFTINPLAKRMDGVGRSYLRRQVHDPVTREKLTPRYAVGCKRPGFHNTYLATFNRDNVRLITEPIDKITGSGVSTADGESHEVDVLILATGFKVADTDAQTFAIHGVGGQSLAQFWETHRLQAYEGVSVPGFPNLFSVSGPYGYVGSSYFALIETQTRHIVRCLREARHRSAGRVEVSRAANDRYFAEMMRKRHRQIFWQDSCRDARSYYFDRNGDVPLRPASTLEAYWRSRRFPLDDYEYST
- the gmk gene encoding guanylate kinase yields the protein MNTGRGVGRVVVLSGPSAVGKSTVVRCLRERIPDLYFSVSATTRAPRPGEVDGVDYSFVTTDDFQRLIDDGALLEWAEIHGGLHRSGTPARPVKEATAAGRPVLIEVDLAGARAVKSAMPEALSVFLAPPSWEVLERRLVGRGTETPEVISRRLATARTELAAQSDFDVVVVNSQLESACSELVSLLVGHTSAGTNPA
- a CDS encoding acetamidase/formamidase family protein: MVGIGATAAVAACTRNTSSAETAALPYSSIPVLQPGQGDRSGDHYLSSLPDQVLWGYVPTVHATPVLRMRSGQTVTIDALSHEGILEDQGRNPVEYFGGLGVNESDILEDAKAIAAEYNRTPRNFAKDGPHVVTGPIFVEGAEPGDVLKIETLETTPRVPYGVVSSRHGKGALALTPDKAAPAGISLAEVMPPADTDGRSNPDPTKWGDVSVFTPVEQGRGVMPVGTGASVRFPLNPFMGMMGVAFARDEGLTGPNANSIPPTIGGGNIDIKLLGVGSTFYLPVFAPGALFYVGDPHMAMGDGEVALTAMEGSLRGTFRLTVCKPGSGDAPSVAYRYPFAETERAWIPIGLSDPDGGVGGQGSDLDVAMRRAVVNALDYLERDRGMDRATAYAYLSAAGDFTISQVVDRTVGVHGQIYKEHFAS
- the metK gene encoding methionine adenosyltransferase — protein: MSKGRLFTSESVTEGHPDKICDAISDSVLDSLLAQDPRSRVAVETLVTTGQVHVVGEVTTSAKEAFADITNTVRHRILEVGYDSSDKGFDGTTCGVNIGIGAQSPDIAQGVDTAHETRVEGAGDPLDAQGAGDQGLMFGYAIKDTPELMPLPIALAHRLARRLTEVRKNGVLDYLRPDGKTQVTVQYDGVTPVRLDTVVLSTQHAEGIDLEGTLTPDIREKVVNTVLSDLNHDTMDTSDFRLLVNPTGKFVLGGPMGDAGLTGRKIIVDTYGGWARHGGGAFSGKDPSKVDRSAAYAMRWVAKNVVAAGLADRVEVQVAYAIGKAAPVGLFVETFGTETVDPVKIEKAITEVFDLRPGAIVRDLDLLRPIYAPTAAYGHFGRTDVDLPWERTDKADALKTAV
- a CDS encoding lysoplasmalogenase, giving the protein MASIGGFSSATDTTSPYAHRRTLWLWIAAAVVAAAYGVFLIVTALRLPSGSELTGQFVAQPAVKALAAVLLAVAAAGHPFRRERRWLVPALVFSAGGDFLLAMPWWEPSFVLGLASFLVAHLCFLAALVPLATRSTPRLVAVGVTVVACAALLVWFWPRLVEDGMAVPVTAYITVLGAMVCAALLAALPTRWTALGAVCFAVSDAMIGIGRFVLAPEDTEALAVPIWWAYAASLLLITAGFFFGRAVDRGET
- the rpoZ gene encoding DNA-directed RNA polymerase subunit omega yields the protein MSTPHADAQLAAVDDLTIDAAAAGTYDTPLGITNPPIDDLLDRVSSKYALVIYAAKRARQINDYYNQLGDGILEYVGPLVEPGLQEKPLSIAMREIHEDLLEHTEGE